One part of the Paenibacillus antri genome encodes these proteins:
- a CDS encoding MutS-related protein yields MSDGAMSDLGLDMILEEMLRGREGEAELRQWFRCPLPDIDAVRYRSSVMEDIDGRLTLEAAEKFVLRVRRLTECLNFGEACSGSVQSCKWRLDAAVEYCKAVSEMKEAINVAGLRSDGLTRCSEWLSACAMSKPFIRLRDDAFELDRTFCDMKYSLIASDGLFYIYAGSDEADYCAELRRTFDRDGESEGSLQAIVGLRTPGLEEEILRLLRKRHPAAFAALESFCNIHSSFVDPAVLTLASELTFYIACLRYFRAIRKRGLYYCYPAITEKKELRVEAGYDLKVIAATTNLPIGNGIDWHAEAAVVVPAFPERPDSFGRTVGQIIALSALGCPVPARSAVVPHVDRLYTHFPKADRPERNEGKLKEELARLRPIVAEADHGSMVVLNETFSTTSTCDAVAMGRKLLDLLTARGAMCLFVTHLPGFAPEDCDAGRKRVEEEVERYGLTKERLRSRLKERLHG; encoded by the coding sequence ATGTCCGACGGAGCGATGTCCGACCTCGGGTTGGATATGATCCTGGAAGAAATGCTTCGCGGGCGGGAAGGGGAGGCGGAGCTGCGGCAATGGTTCCGTTGTCCGCTGCCGGACATCGACGCCGTGCGCTACCGCAGCTCGGTCATGGAGGATATCGATGGGCGGTTAACGTTAGAGGCAGCCGAGAAGTTTGTGTTACGGGTAAGGCGGCTAACGGAATGTTTGAACTTCGGCGAGGCATGCTCGGGATCGGTTCAAAGCTGCAAATGGCGGCTAGACGCCGCGGTCGAATACTGCAAGGCCGTGTCGGAAATGAAGGAAGCGATTAATGTTGCCGGATTGCGCTCCGACGGCTTAACGCGCTGCTCCGAATGGTTGTCGGCTTGCGCGATGTCCAAGCCGTTCATCCGGCTGCGCGACGATGCCTTCGAACTCGACCGTACGTTCTGCGATATGAAATATAGTCTAATTGCGTCGGATGGACTGTTCTACATCTACGCCGGCAGCGACGAAGCGGATTATTGCGCGGAGCTGCGCCGCACGTTCGACCGGGACGGGGAGTCGGAGGGGTCCCTTCAGGCGATTGTCGGACTGCGGACGCCGGGCTTGGAAGAAGAGATCCTCCGGCTGTTGCGCAAGCGACATCCGGCGGCATTCGCGGCGTTAGAGTCGTTCTGCAATATCCATTCTTCGTTCGTCGATCCGGCGGTGTTGACCTTAGCCAGTGAATTAACGTTTTACATCGCATGTCTTCGATATTTCCGCGCGATTCGAAAGCGCGGTCTCTATTATTGTTACCCCGCGATAACGGAAAAGAAGGAGCTGCGGGTCGAAGCCGGCTACGACCTTAAGGTAATCGCCGCTACTACGAATCTACCGATCGGAAACGGAATCGATTGGCATGCGGAAGCGGCTGTCGTCGTGCCGGCGTTTCCGGAAAGGCCGGATTCGTTCGGAAGAACGGTAGGTCAAATTATCGCTCTAAGCGCGCTGGGCTGCCCTGTTCCGGCAAGATCGGCCGTCGTTCCGCATGTCGATCGACTGTATACGCATTTCCCGAAGGCGGACCGTCCGGAGAGGAACGAGGGAAAGCTGAAGGAGGAACTCGCGAGGCTTCGGCCTATCGTGGCTGAAGCGGATCATGGCAGCATGGTCGTCTTGAACGAAACGTTCTCCACGACATCAACCTGCGATGCGGTCGCGATGGGAAGGAAGTTGTTGGATCTGCTGACGGCCCGAGGCGCGATGTGCTTGTTCGTCACGCATCTTCCAGGTTTCGCCCCGGAAGATTGCGACGCTGGTCGGAAGCGGGTGGAAGAGGAAGTCGAGCGATACGGACTCACGAAGGAACGGCTAAGAAGTCGGTTAAAGGAGCGGCTGCACGGATGA
- a CDS encoding MutS-related protein, translating into MKPSLLSRGAPRDDGPAPDEFALERDLHLEPLFRAMSGQDKFLSEACKRVLLRTETDLEAIRYRQQVLKDALRHPEIVDRLYALASEVSSKSAEYRAKMKPNFARTIPVRERLRVAVELLPALLDSLEELRDAGARHAESLSSEGFLDFFERLQNNYPDAFFREARDHLARLRQVERRGGVKIGASVGDGFHGTDVVLRSLDARPTAALRDRLLKGYGLFKAEHSLRDMEESALGNVLHILKRFIDDALGDFDSLRYESGFYVGCVQLHRELTVRGCPVSFPTAYSADERVLVFHDLYDPGLALRLPHRPIGNDLTGESACLFIVTGANQGGKSTFLRSIGLAQLMMQCGMFVPASRFEANVCDRIVTYFAGSESQSAGGTLEEELRGLNRLVERSTPHSLLLMNEPFAAIAERDGATVGRHWLAACCELQLKVVLVSHNFELANWAFEELTPQALFLSPVRNDDGRRTYRMTRCQPVRSSFGEDLFRSLIENAN; encoded by the coding sequence ATGAAACCATCGCTGCTTAGCAGGGGGGCGCCCCGCGATGACGGTCCGGCGCCGGATGAATTCGCCCTTGAGCGAGATTTGCATCTAGAACCGCTATTCCGCGCGATGTCGGGGCAAGACAAGTTTCTATCGGAAGCGTGCAAGCGGGTCCTGCTGAGAACGGAAACGGATCTTGAAGCGATTCGCTATAGACAACAAGTGTTGAAAGACGCGCTTCGGCATCCGGAGATCGTAGATCGGTTATACGCGCTTGCTTCCGAGGTTTCGAGCAAATCCGCGGAATACAGAGCAAAGATGAAGCCGAACTTCGCTCGGACGATTCCGGTGCGCGAGAGGCTCCGAGTCGCGGTCGAGTTACTGCCGGCCTTGCTGGACTCGCTTGAGGAGCTGAGGGACGCAGGAGCTCGTCACGCTGAATCGCTTAGCTCCGAAGGGTTTCTTGATTTCTTCGAGCGGCTTCAAAATAATTATCCTGACGCGTTCTTTCGGGAGGCGAGGGATCATCTCGCCCGGCTGCGGCAAGTCGAGAGGAGAGGCGGCGTAAAGATCGGCGCGTCGGTCGGGGACGGCTTCCATGGAACCGATGTTGTGCTTAGAAGTTTGGATGCTCGGCCTACAGCCGCACTAAGGGATCGGTTGCTTAAGGGCTACGGCTTGTTTAAGGCGGAACACAGCCTTCGGGACATGGAGGAGAGCGCCCTTGGCAACGTGCTGCACATCCTGAAGCGGTTCATCGATGACGCGTTAGGCGACTTCGACAGCCTGCGGTACGAGAGCGGCTTTTATGTCGGGTGCGTACAGTTACATCGCGAGTTGACGGTTCGAGGATGTCCCGTTTCGTTCCCTACGGCCTATAGTGCCGACGAACGAGTACTCGTTTTCCACGACCTCTACGACCCCGGACTGGCGCTCCGTCTCCCGCATCGGCCGATCGGCAATGACTTAACGGGGGAAAGCGCGTGCCTGTTCATCGTGACCGGTGCGAATCAAGGGGGCAAGTCGACGTTCCTGCGCAGCATCGGGTTGGCGCAGCTCATGATGCAATGCGGCATGTTCGTTCCGGCATCTCGCTTCGAAGCGAACGTCTGCGACCGCATCGTAACATATTTCGCCGGGTCGGAGTCGCAGTCCGCCGGGGGGACGTTGGAGGAGGAGCTGCGCGGGTTGAATCGGCTCGTCGAACGATCGACGCCTCATTCGCTCCTCCTGATGAACGAGCCGTTCGCCGCGATCGCGGAACGAGACGGCGCGACGGTCGGAAGGCATTGGCTCGCCGCATGCTGCGAGTTGCAGCTGAAGGTCGTTCTCGTCAGCCATAATTTCGAGCTGGCGAATTGGGCCTTCGAGGAACTAACGCCCCAAGCGCTCTTCTTATCGCCTGTAAGGAACGATGACGGAAGGCGAACGTACCGAATGACGCGCTGTCAGCCCGTTCGAAGCAGCTTCGGAGAAGATTTGTTCCGGAGCCTGATCGAGAACGCTAACTAA
- a CDS encoding TauD/TfdA dioxygenase family protein, producing the protein MSIAREDVLHGEEIAVNPVAGRIGAEISGISLTGSLDSNAVSFIHEALLRHKVVFFRNQHHLDDREQEAFAKLLGRPAAHPTVPVREGSDYILELNSDHGNGRANSWHTDVTFLAAYPKFSVLRGVVIPEAGGDTVWANTAAAYEGLPASLQKLADQLWAVHTNAYDYAAERRDFTEEALKHHNEVFSSTVYETEHPVVHIHPETGERHLLLGHFVKRFVGLSTADSQQIFSILQRHVTQIENTVRWRWKAGDVAIWDNRATQHYAVNDYGNASRVVRRITIDGDIPTGLDGRRSVTKTFVKRREAE; encoded by the coding sequence ATGAGTATCGCAAGAGAAGACGTGTTGCACGGCGAGGAGATCGCAGTCAATCCGGTCGCCGGCCGGATCGGTGCGGAAATATCGGGCATTTCCCTAACGGGAAGTCTTGATTCGAACGCCGTGTCCTTCATCCATGAAGCGCTCTTACGGCATAAGGTCGTCTTCTTCCGCAACCAGCATCATCTGGACGATCGGGAACAGGAAGCTTTCGCGAAGCTGCTCGGCCGGCCGGCCGCTCATCCGACCGTTCCGGTCCGGGAGGGTTCGGATTATATTTTGGAGCTGAACTCCGATCATGGGAACGGCCGGGCGAACTCCTGGCACACCGACGTCACCTTCCTAGCCGCATACCCGAAATTCTCGGTTTTACGCGGAGTGGTCATCCCGGAAGCCGGCGGCGATACTGTCTGGGCTAACACGGCCGCCGCATACGAGGGCCTTCCGGCGAGCTTACAGAAACTTGCGGATCAATTATGGGCCGTTCATACGAACGCCTACGATTATGCGGCGGAGCGCCGCGATTTCACCGAAGAAGCGTTGAAACACCATAACGAGGTATTTTCTTCGACTGTATACGAGACCGAGCACCCTGTCGTCCATATCCATCCGGAAACGGGGGAAAGACATTTATTACTCGGGCATTTCGTGAAACGCTTCGTCGGTCTCAGCACCGCCGATTCTCAGCAAATCTTCTCGATCCTGCAGAGGCATGTAACGCAAATCGAAAACACCGTCCGGTGGAGATGGAAAGCCGGGGACGTCGCGATCTGGGATAATCGCGCCACGCAGCATTACGCGGTCAACGACTACGGCAACGCATCACGAGTCGTCCGCAGGATCACTATCGACGGAGACATCCCAACCGGCTTGGACGGACGCCGGAGCGTAACCAAAACATTCGTTAAGAGACGTGAAGCCGAGTAA
- a CDS encoding arylsulfatase, translating into MKKRPNVVLILNDDMGFSDIGCYGGEVDTPNLNKLAENGVRFTQFYNTARCSPTRASLLTGLHPHQTGIGILVDDDGPEGYAGNLNERCVTIAEVLKEHDYRTYMSGKWHVATDLFHASDTWPKQRGFDRFYGIINGAADYFAPVTLTRDNENIEHEALQNNDFYLTDAISDEAVTFIKAHAQEYPDRPFFQYVAYTAPHWPLHAPEEDIAKYKGRFDKGWDALREERLQRMIDLGIVRESWELTERDPGQPSWEEADEKEWRLRRMEVYAAQIDRMDQGIGRIVRALEETGQLDNTLILFLADNGGCAEELDAKLGEHLFRKRIVREKTKHGEPVIYGNLSAHAPGSESTYQSYGVAWANLSNTPFRLYKHWVHEGGISTPLIAHWPKVIRDKGGIRHTPGQLTDIMATVLEATGAVYPETYRGRAVLPLEGSSLVPVFRQDTLERPPLFWEHEGNGAVRSGKWKLVRNYPGPWELYDIESDRTETKDVADRHPDIAKELSQLYEAWALRCGVIPRENILALYEAAADRKEN; encoded by the coding sequence ATGAAGAAAAGGCCGAACGTTGTACTGATCTTAAACGATGACATGGGTTTTTCGGATATCGGCTGTTACGGCGGAGAAGTCGATACGCCGAACTTGAATAAGTTGGCCGAGAACGGAGTTCGCTTTACCCAATTTTATAATACGGCGCGATGCAGTCCGACGCGAGCCTCCTTGTTGACCGGCTTGCATCCGCATCAAACCGGGATCGGCATTCTGGTGGACGACGACGGTCCGGAAGGATACGCCGGCAATCTGAACGAACGATGCGTGACGATCGCGGAGGTGCTGAAGGAACACGATTACCGAACTTATATGAGCGGGAAATGGCATGTCGCTACGGATCTATTTCATGCGAGCGATACATGGCCCAAGCAGCGCGGCTTCGACCGCTTCTACGGAATCATTAACGGGGCCGCGGACTATTTCGCCCCGGTAACGTTAACCCGAGATAACGAAAATATCGAACACGAAGCGCTGCAGAACAATGATTTCTATCTGACGGACGCGATCAGCGACGAAGCGGTTACGTTCATTAAGGCGCATGCGCAAGAGTACCCGGATCGGCCCTTTTTCCAATATGTCGCTTATACCGCTCCTCACTGGCCGCTCCATGCCCCGGAGGAGGATATCGCCAAATACAAAGGCCGGTTCGATAAAGGGTGGGACGCCCTCCGAGAGGAACGGCTGCAGCGAATGATCGACTTGGGGATCGTTCGCGAATCATGGGAGCTGACGGAGCGCGACCCCGGGCAGCCGTCCTGGGAGGAAGCGGATGAGAAGGAATGGCGGCTGCGACGAATGGAGGTGTATGCCGCACAGATCGACCGGATGGATCAAGGCATCGGGCGTATCGTACGCGCGTTAGAAGAAACGGGCCAGCTGGACAATACGCTGATTCTGTTTCTTGCCGACAACGGCGGATGCGCGGAAGAGCTGGATGCGAAGCTCGGGGAGCATTTATTCCGCAAGAGAATCGTGAGAGAGAAGACGAAGCATGGCGAGCCTGTCATATACGGCAATCTGAGCGCCCATGCGCCAGGTTCGGAAAGCACCTACCAAAGTTACGGCGTGGCTTGGGCCAATTTGTCCAACACTCCTTTCCGACTGTATAAGCATTGGGTTCATGAGGGAGGCATCTCCACGCCGCTCATCGCGCATTGGCCGAAGGTTATCCGAGACAAGGGGGGGATCCGACATACGCCGGGTCAATTGACGGACATTATGGCGACCGTGTTGGAAGCGACGGGAGCCGTTTACCCGGAAACATACCGCGGCCGAGCCGTTCTCCCGCTCGAAGGATCCAGCTTGGTTCCCGTTTTCCGCCAAGACACGTTAGAGAGACCTCCTTTGTTCTGGGAGCATGAGGGCAACGGCGCCGTCCGGAGCGGGAAGTGGAAGCTGGTCCGGAATTATCCCGGCCCTTGGGAGCTATACGACATCGAATCGGATCGAACCGAAACCAAGGATGTGGCCGACCGGCATCCGGACATCGCGAAAGAGTTGAGTCAACTATACGAAGCATGGGCTCTACGCTGCGGCGTCATTCCGAGGGAGAACATCCTTGCATTATACGAGGCCGCGGCCGATAGAAAAGAGAACTGA
- a CDS encoding ABC transporter substrate-binding protein, which yields MKMKRKWIFLTLLTAMLGAVITACSGSAGSGAGSNASESVTLHFWFPGEGSANEQYFTDAAKAFEAEHPDIKVQTTILPPGAGDIDTKLNAAKLSGTYPDVFSAYLIFMGTRGALDEFLPLDDRIDAWEDKDDISESALAMGRYKGKTVGLGYFAAPEILTYRKDYFQEAGLDPKKPPTDWEELAAYAERLTVKDANGKIVRAGLDVPLNNASSFFESFMRQNGSPIIDEAKEVPVFADEPSVEAFRYLADLYNKVAIPYNYEKKDTAPFVSGNSAMSFLTNSTISNMIKNHPELKDQLGYAPVLEQKEKYAFTGYRLFTIGKTSKHPEEAWKFIEFMMSKEQMWKRYEALQIPVVRKSLEQRFIEDRPEINAVLVDYVKYGKGKPITPFTSTYNKYIHQAYEETLTGAKSPEQALKDAQDGLVKELETIR from the coding sequence ATGAAGATGAAGAGAAAATGGATATTTCTTACGTTGCTTACCGCGATGCTTGGAGCCGTCATAACCGCTTGCTCGGGGAGCGCCGGCTCCGGAGCGGGTTCGAATGCGAGCGAGTCCGTGACGTTGCATTTTTGGTTTCCGGGGGAGGGGAGCGCGAACGAGCAATATTTCACGGATGCGGCCAAAGCGTTCGAAGCGGAGCATCCCGATATTAAAGTCCAAACGACGATCTTGCCGCCTGGCGCGGGCGATATCGATACGAAGCTCAATGCCGCCAAGCTCAGCGGGACGTACCCGGACGTATTTTCGGCTTATCTTATTTTCATGGGAACCCGCGGCGCGCTGGATGAATTCCTGCCGTTGGACGATCGGATCGACGCGTGGGAGGATAAGGACGATATCAGCGAAAGCGCACTGGCGATGGGGAGATACAAAGGGAAAACCGTCGGACTCGGCTATTTCGCCGCCCCTGAAATCTTGACGTACCGCAAAGACTATTTCCAAGAAGCGGGATTGGATCCCAAGAAGCCGCCGACCGACTGGGAGGAGCTGGCCGCTTATGCAGAACGGTTGACCGTCAAGGACGCGAACGGCAAGATCGTGCGTGCGGGGCTCGACGTCCCGTTGAACAATGCGAGCTCTTTCTTCGAATCGTTCATGCGACAGAACGGATCGCCGATAATCGACGAGGCGAAAGAAGTCCCGGTATTCGCGGATGAGCCGTCCGTCGAGGCGTTTCGTTACTTGGCTGATTTATACAACAAAGTAGCGATCCCTTACAACTACGAAAAGAAGGACACCGCGCCTTTCGTCAGCGGGAACTCGGCGATGTCGTTCCTGACGAACTCGACTATCAGCAACATGATCAAAAATCACCCGGAGCTGAAGGATCAGCTCGGGTACGCCCCCGTGCTGGAACAGAAAGAGAAATACGCTTTTACCGGATACCGGTTGTTTACGATCGGCAAAACAAGCAAGCATCCGGAGGAGGCTTGGAAGTTCATCGAGTTCATGATGTCTAAGGAACAAATGTGGAAACGATACGAGGCGTTGCAAATTCCGGTCGTACGTAAGTCGTTAGAGCAGCGATTTATCGAGGATCGTCCGGAAATCAATGCCGTCTTGGTGGATTATGTGAAATACGGCAAAGGGAAGCCGATCACGCCGTTCACCTCCACGTACAACAAGTACATCCACCAAGCCTATGAAGAAACGCTAACCGGCGCCAAAAGTCCGGAACAAGCGTTGAAGGACGCTCAGGACGGACTCGTCAAGGAGCTGGAAACGATCAGATAA
- a CDS encoding carbohydrate ABC transporter permease gives MANIALDRTIKLKAAAKKRSRKLNSDPIGYALILPFYLFLAVFVLFPIAYNLYLSFTNYNLSEIKWVGWSNYAALLHDQFFFISMKNTLVYTAVTLTVTVGLGLIFAVLLNYRLYGTKWIRLSFFSPHVTSMVAVSMIWMWIYEPSHGIANSLLEALGIAGKQWLYDAKWALSAVIFTSVWKALGYNIVIYVAGLQSIPRHLYEAAAVDGAGGLRQFFHITIPQIKPITFFLIVTGLIHNFNVFEQIMIMTDGGPLHSTTTLVHQIYIRAFQQFQIGYAASLSMVMLLAIGLITAANFRFGGRGSTNA, from the coding sequence ATGGCGAATATCGCGTTGGATCGCACGATCAAGCTGAAAGCAGCCGCGAAGAAGCGAAGTCGGAAGTTGAACTCGGACCCGATCGGTTATGCGCTGATTCTGCCGTTTTACTTGTTTTTGGCCGTGTTCGTGCTGTTCCCGATCGCTTACAACCTTTATTTAAGCTTCACCAATTATAACTTGTCCGAAATCAAGTGGGTCGGTTGGAGCAATTACGCGGCTCTTCTTCACGACCAGTTCTTTTTCATCTCGATGAAAAACACGCTTGTTTACACGGCGGTTACCTTAACGGTTACCGTCGGATTGGGATTGATCTTTGCCGTGCTTTTGAACTACAGACTGTATGGAACGAAGTGGATTCGGCTCAGCTTCTTCTCCCCCCATGTAACCTCCATGGTTGCGGTTTCCATGATATGGATGTGGATTTACGAGCCTTCTCACGGTATCGCCAATTCGCTGCTGGAGGCGCTGGGGATCGCCGGGAAGCAGTGGTTATACGACGCGAAGTGGGCGTTGTCCGCCGTTATTTTCACAAGCGTCTGGAAGGCTTTGGGATACAACATTGTCATCTATGTAGCCGGGCTGCAGAGCATCCCGAGGCATCTTTACGAAGCGGCGGCAGTGGACGGGGCGGGCGGGCTCAGACAATTTTTCCATATTACGATCCCGCAGATCAAGCCTATTACCTTCTTCCTGATCGTTACCGGGTTGATCCATAACTTTAACGTTTTCGAACAGATCATGATTATGACCGACGGCGGACCGCTGCATTCGACGACGACCTTAGTCCATCAAATCTATATACGCGCCTTCCAGCAGTTTCAAATCGGGTATGCCGCTTCCTTATCTATGGTGATGCTGCTCGCGATCGGGCTTATCACGGCGGCGAATTTTCGCTTTGGGGGAAGGGGGAGCACGAATGCCTAA
- a CDS encoding carbohydrate ABC transporter permease: MPKKPFIIPVSLAMLGLSVAMLLPFFLMILTSLKTMDEIFAPRFVWVPERLDWANYAEALQRGDWGTYVSNTLYVTIVTILVSLLINSFAGYAFAKLNFKGRDILFLLSLIGLMIPPQVTMIPVFLVLKHIPLAGGNDLWGQGGLGWIDSYNGLIAPYVAGSFGVFLFRQFFLQIPQELDDAAKLDGMGRVRAFFHLYVPLSKPVFATLVALKATASWNEYTWPLVITNSDEMKTVQLALSMFRDENQVQWDLLMASTTMLVIPLLILFAFTQKYFIEGIVASGVKG, encoded by the coding sequence ATGCCTAAGAAACCGTTCATCATCCCGGTATCGTTGGCTATGCTGGGGTTGTCCGTCGCAATGCTTCTTCCTTTTTTTCTCATGATTCTCACTTCATTGAAAACGATGGATGAAATCTTCGCGCCTCGATTCGTTTGGGTGCCGGAGCGGCTCGATTGGGCCAATTATGCAGAAGCGCTTCAACGCGGAGACTGGGGAACCTATGTATCCAATACGTTATACGTCACGATCGTCACGATTCTTGTCAGCTTGCTCATTAATTCTTTCGCCGGCTATGCGTTCGCCAAATTGAATTTCAAGGGTAGGGATATCTTATTTCTTCTCTCTCTCATCGGTCTCATGATCCCGCCTCAAGTGACCATGATTCCCGTATTCTTGGTTCTCAAGCATATCCCGTTGGCCGGGGGGAACGATCTGTGGGGGCAAGGAGGGTTGGGATGGATCGACTCCTACAACGGATTGATCGCCCCTTATGTCGCCGGTTCCTTCGGGGTGTTTCTGTTCCGACAGTTTTTCTTGCAAATTCCGCAAGAGTTGGACGATGCGGCGAAGCTCGACGGTATGGGCAGAGTCAGGGCGTTCTTTCACCTTTATGTTCCCTTGAGCAAACCCGTCTTCGCCACGCTGGTCGCCCTGAAAGCTACGGCTTCCTGGAACGAATATACATGGCCGCTCGTTATCACTAACTCGGATGAGATGAAGACGGTGCAGCTCGCACTAAGCATGTTCCGGGACGAAAATCAGGTGCAATGGGATTTATTGATGGCGAGCACGACGATGCTCGTCATCCCGCTTTTGATCCTGTTCGCGTTTACGCAGAAATACTTTATCGAAGGCATCGTCGCTTCGGGGGTCAAGGGATGA
- a CDS encoding methyl-accepting chemotaxis protein yields MNRKIRRLQLSFSVKLILVAVIVLTATSGIVGTVSYQKAKEELLESGKLDLRHIAENALVVLEALNEQVESGALSAEEAQEKARVYLNGPKVEDGPLKYDFKQASYRYKEEGFLFAYAFDSHVRMHPALEYDRDMSSALDKSGRSLVAELLKRSKEADPEDRYFEYLWETADKSSVSTKIVYSVYYEPWDWAMMIGAYEEEFYGSLEDIRSITFWISLGAIVVSALCFYAFNRKKLNALKAMTRAANEVAVGNLNVPSVVLASNDEIGQMATAFNTMTSQLRELVSRMQTLGGNTASAALELSALSEETTASSEQIARAVEEITQGAVTQADDVERIHHQTELLTETVGKLNEQNANVLGRTDQGAANVAQGKRQVLQLQAANRSAKEGLASINESIERLNEKAAGIAMIVGTIQQVAKQTNMLALNAGIEAARAGEHGRGFAIVAQEIRKLAESTSASGGEIQQMIESIGDEVKRNLSLVHETLSLAATLDEAVFHTEKDFVRIAETITDIDASIRRSSEYVDRVSEAVQTVYDGIQNVSAVSQQTSAATEQVSASIDEQLNAINTISKQAEELNALSDGLSAMIGKFKI; encoded by the coding sequence ATGAATCGTAAGATCCGTCGCCTCCAACTCAGCTTCTCCGTCAAGTTGATCCTTGTCGCCGTCATCGTCTTAACCGCTACCTCGGGTATCGTAGGAACCGTTAGTTATCAGAAAGCTAAGGAAGAGCTGCTCGAGAGCGGCAAACTCGACTTGCGCCATATCGCGGAGAACGCCCTCGTCGTGCTTGAGGCATTGAACGAGCAAGTCGAAAGCGGCGCATTATCCGCAGAGGAAGCTCAAGAGAAAGCGCGCGTCTACCTGAACGGTCCGAAGGTCGAGGACGGTCCGCTGAAGTACGACTTCAAGCAAGCCTCTTACCGGTATAAGGAAGAAGGATTCTTGTTCGCTTACGCATTCGATTCCCATGTCCGCATGCACCCGGCGCTCGAATACGACCGAGACATGTCGTCCGCGCTCGATAAGAGCGGCCGTTCCCTCGTGGCGGAGCTGTTGAAGCGAAGCAAGGAAGCGGATCCGGAAGACCGGTACTTCGAATATTTGTGGGAGACGGCCGACAAGTCGTCGGTCAGTACGAAGATCGTCTACAGCGTCTACTATGAACCGTGGGACTGGGCAATGATGATCGGCGCTTACGAGGAGGAATTTTATGGTTCTCTCGAAGACATCCGGAGCATCACCTTCTGGATCTCCCTCGGGGCGATCGTCGTCAGCGCGCTGTGCTTCTACGCGTTCAACCGGAAGAAGCTGAATGCGCTCAAGGCGATGACCCGGGCCGCGAACGAGGTCGCCGTAGGCAACTTGAACGTGCCTAGCGTCGTTCTAGCTTCGAATGACGAAATCGGTCAGATGGCGACCGCCTTCAATACGATGACGTCTCAGCTTCGCGAGCTCGTATCCCGGATGCAGACGTTAGGCGGAAATACGGCGTCGGCCGCACTCGAACTGTCCGCCTTATCCGAGGAGACGACCGCCTCCAGCGAACAAATCGCCAGAGCCGTCGAAGAAATTACGCAAGGCGCGGTCACGCAAGCGGACGACGTCGAGCGTATCCATCATCAAACAGAGCTCCTGACGGAGACGGTAGGGAAGCTGAACGAGCAGAACGCCAACGTGCTCGGCCGCACCGACCAAGGCGCCGCGAACGTAGCTCAGGGGAAGCGGCAAGTGCTGCAGCTGCAAGCCGCGAACCGCAGCGCGAAGGAAGGGTTGGCGTCGATTAACGAAAGCATCGAACGATTGAACGAGAAAGCCGCGGGCATCGCCATGATCGTCGGTACGATTCAACAAGTCGCCAAACAAACGAACATGCTGGCGCTTAACGCCGGCATCGAAGCCGCCCGCGCGGGCGAACACGGCCGGGGCTTCGCGATCGTCGCGCAAGAAATCCGCAAGCTCGCGGAAAGCACTTCCGCTTCGGGCGGGGAAATCCAGCAGATGATCGAATCGATCGGCGACGAAGTGAAGCGCAACCTGTCGCTCGTACATGAGACGCTCTCCCTGGCCGCGACGCTCGATGAGGCCGTGTTCCATACGGAAAAGGATTTCGTCAGGATCGCCGAGACGATCACGGACATCGACGCATCGATTCGCAGAAGCTCCGAATACGTCGACCGCGTCTCGGAAGCCGTTCAGACGGTGTACGACGGCATTCAGAACGTATCCGCGGTATCCCAGCAGACTTCGGCGGCGACGGAGCAGGTTTCGGCTTCGATCGACGAACAGCTGAACGCGATCAACACGATCTCGAAGCAGGCGGAGGAGCTCAACGCGTTAAGCGACGGATTAAGCGCCATGATCGGCAAGTTTAAAATATAA